Sequence from the candidate division WOR-3 bacterium genome:
AAAGTGATCATCGGTGATGAGATTTTCAAGATTACTGATTTTGAGAAGAGAGGAAACCTTATTCTCTTTCGTATAGACAAAAAACCTTTCAGTTTCTTCTTTGCCCGGGACAGAGAAAGAATATACTTAACGGCAGACGGTGAATATTTTGTGATTGAAGAATCAAAAGGAAGTTCTTTTAAAGACGGCGCCGCTGCGATCGAAAAAGGAGACAGTGTGAGTTCACCCATGCCCGGTCTGATAGTGAAGATCCCTGTTACCGTCGGTAAGGAGGTGGAAAAAGGCGAGACCCTGGCGATCGTGGAGGCGATGAAGATGCAGAACGAACTGCGGTCGCCGCGCAGTGGTGTGGTGAAGAAGATAAATTTCAAAGAGGGTGAGCAGATCGATGCCCTGCAGCCGATTGTAGAACTGGAATAATATGCATTTTGTATCCCTTGTTGCATCGGAGCGGAAGAACGGCAATTGTGACATCCTTGGTCGTCTCGCCGTCAGGCATGCGCTGAAGGCGGGAGCCGATTCAGGAGAGGTCGTCTATCTTAAAAATTTCGATATAAAAGAATGTCGGGGCTGTCTTCACTGTGTGTTTAATAATGAAGAGTGTCGAATAGATGATGATCTTTATCAACTGCTCGAAATTTTAAAGGATGCGGATAAACTTTTTCTGGTCGCGCCGGTGTATGTATTAACCATTCCCGGAAAGTTGAAACTTCTGCTTGACCGTTTTCTCACGATTGCAGGTGCTGTGAAAGATAAGCCGGAACATTATGCCCTCAGTATAGGTGTCGCCGGCATCAATGATTGGCATCAGTTCCAATTACCCCTTATGAATCTCTTTTTGCTCGTTTTGGGCTATCGCATCATCGACAGTAAGATATTTTACGGAGCCGGTCCTGGAGAGGTTTTACTCGGAAAAGAGATGGATGGTTTTCCCGAACAGTTGTACCGGCTCATTAATTATCCGGGGGGTCCCTTTAGATCAGGGGTTTCAAACACCTGTCCGGTTGATTTCTGCAGTGTCTTTGAGCGCATTGATGACAAACACTATCGTTGTCCTGTCTGTCTCACTCCGGCTGAGAGGGTTGAAAACGGCTATTATTTCGATGCCCGTGATTTGAATAATCATCGCTGGACAAGAGAGAGGCTTAAAGACCATTTCAACGGTTGGATACTGAAGACAAAACCGCGTTTCAGAGCGATGTTAAGAGAGATCTCCGCGAAAAAACGCGAGTTAGGTATTTAAGGAGAATTGATATGTACAGTGAAAAAGTAATGGACCATTTTATGCATCCCAGAAACGTCGGTGAGATCGAAGATGCGGATGGTGTCGGAGAGGTAGGTAATCCCGTGTGCGGTGACGTGATGACTTTCTACATCAAAGTCAAAGACGATGTCATCACCGACGTCAAATTCAAGACCTTTGGCTGCGGCGCCGCAATCGCCGTTTCCAGTATCGTGAGTGAAATGGCGAAGGGAAAGACGATCCAGGAAGCGATGAAGATTACCAACCGGGTCGTTGTTGATGAACTCGGCGGCTTACCGTCGCAGAAACTCCATTGTTCGAATCTCGGAGCCGATGCACTCCACAAGGCGATTGAAAATTATCTTGAGAAGAAGAAAAGGAGAACTTAGGATGTATTATACAGGAAAAGATATTGGAAAATACATCAAAACGGTGAAATCAATTGTAAAAGGTAAAGGGACGAGAGATGAAAAACTGAAAGCCGTCTGTGAACTACTTCGGGATAATGTATCATACTATGACTGGGTGGGGTTCTATCTGGCAGATGAAGATAAAAGAGAACTTATTCTCGGTCCTTTTGTCGGTGAGCCGACCGAACATACCAGGATTTCCTTTGGTCAGGGTATCTGTGGTCAGGCCGCCGAGATAAAAAACCTTTTGTTGTTCAGGATGTGAGAAAAGAAACGAATTATTTATCCTGCAGTGTGAAGGTTATGTCTGAAATCGTCGTGCCCGTTTTGAAGAAGGGCAGGATTGTGGGTGAACTTGATATTGATTCCCATACGATTTCTCCGTTTACTGATAAAGATACAACACTGCTGGAGAGAATATGCGAAGTTGTGGTGGAATTGTTTTAAAAACAGTTTGTTCTTAAAGGAGGTATGATGGCGTACAATAACTTGATTTTTGAAAAAGACGGTAATATCGGTTTGGTAAAAATTAATCGACCAGAAGTGCTGAATGCTGTTAATATCGAGACCATTATTGAGCTGGAAAAGGCATTGAACGAATTTTATGGAGACAAGGATATTTTTGTGATCATCATAACCGGCGAGGGTAAATCCTTTGTATCCGGGTCTGATATATCACGGTTGGCGAAGATGAACTCCCTTGAAGCGAGAGAATACAGCCGAATCGGCCAGCGGGTTTTATCTTTTATTGAACAGATGGAAAAGCCGGTCATCGCCGCGGTCAATGGCTATGCACTCGGCTCGGGTTGTGAACTGGCTATGGCGTGCGATGTCAGGATAGTATCTGAAAAAGCGAAATTCGGTCAGCCTGAAGTGAAGCTCGGATTGATTCCCGGACACGCCGGCACCCAGCGGTTGGCGCGGCTCGTCGGTATGGGAAAGGCGAAGGAATTGATCTTCACCGGGGATCTGATCGACGCCCAGGAGGCATTAAGGATCGGTCTGGTCAATAAGGTCGTGCCTGCTGATAAATTGATGGAAGAGGTGAAGAACTTCGCCACCAAGATTATTGAGGTCGGACAGACAGCGCTCCATTTAGCCAAGACCGTTATTAACCGCGGCCTGGACGCCAACATGGCGACCGGTCAATCCTATGAAATGGAGGCATTCAGTATTCTGTTTTCAACGGAAGAAGCCAAAGAAGGGATGACTGCATTTTTAGAAAAGAGAAAACCGAAGTGGAATAAGTAAAGGAAGGAGGTTTTTGATGACCCTGGATGAGAGGTTGCAAAATGTGGCAGTGATCGGTGCTGCCGGCAAGATGGGCAGTGGTATCGGTGTTTTGATCGCCCAGGAGATGGCTAAGTTGAAATTGCAGAAAGAGAATAGAGATAAGGTATATCGATTGGTGCTTATCGATATCAGTGAGAAGGCATTGGACGGTCTGCGTGCTTATATGCGGACTCAATTGACAAAGGTGGCTGAAAAATCCACCGTGCTTTTGAGAAAACTCTATGAAGACCGAGATGACCTTATTGAGAACGCCGACATCATAAACACATTTGTCGATGATGCGACTTCGGTCCTTAATTTCACCACGGATATTGATGTCGCAAAAGACGCCCACCTTGTCTTTGAAGCGATTGTTGAAAACGAAAAGATAAAGATAAAGATTTACAAGAAGTTGAAAAAGATATGTTCGGATACCACATTCTTTTTAACCAATACCTCGAGTATCCCGATTTCGTATCTTGACGACAAAGCCGGGCTTGACGGCAGGTTGATCGGTTACCACTTTTATAATCCTCCGGTGGTTCAGCGTCTGGTAGAGGTGATCAGCGCGAAGACGACCACCGAAGAACTGCGTAATCTTGGGCAGGAACTGGGTAAACGTTTACGCAAAAAACTGGTGCCTTCCAATGATATTTCCGGATTCATCGGCAACGGTCATTTTATGCGCGACGGTCTTTATGCAATCAGTGAGGTGGAACGGCTGAAAGGCAAATTCAGGTTTCCAGGTGCTGTTTATATAATGAACCGTATCACCCAGGATTTTCTTATCAGACCCATGGGGATTTTCCAGCTCATCGACTATGTCGGTATCGACGTGTTTCAATGTATTCTCAAGGTCATGCGTACCCATCTCGGTGATAAAACATTGAAGAGTCGGGTCATCGACCGGCTGGTCAAGGATGGTGTGCTCGGTGGGCAGTATCCTGATGGTTCTCAAAAGGACGGTTTTTTGAAATATGAGAAGAATCGACCTGTAGGGATATATAACTTCCGCAAAAAAGAGTACTTTATGCTCAATGACAAATGGCGAAAGAAGGTTGATGAGAAGATCGGTCCTCTTCCTGAAGCCACTTTACCCTGGCGGGCACTGCTTGGTGCTCCGAACAGGGAGGATCTACTAAAGAAACATTTTGCTTCCCTGAAGACGATGAAGACCATGGGTGCGGAACTTGCCCTGGATTTCCTTAAAAAGACAAAAGAGATCGGCGAAAAGCTGGTCAGTGACGGCGTGGCGAATTCGGCGGACGACGTCAATGCAGTCCTGACCAATGGTTTTTACTGGCTTTACGGTCCGATAAATAATTTTTTGTAGAAGATAAAGATCAGGTGTTTTAAAATTTCACGGCTCTGCAGTTCGAAAGGAGGATATAATGCCGTTTTTCAGAAAAAAGATTTATGCCTGTGCCGGTTTTAATACAGTCTCCCTGGGTACGGGCAGAAAAGAGTTTCATCCGAAAAAACCCCGGCCGGGCATCGAACACTACATAAAAGAAGCAGGACTTGGTGCAATCAATCAGATTGAATCTCCTGAAGCCATCGATGAGGGGGTAATCGGAAATTTTATTGCGGCGCGATTCTGTAAACAGGGGAATCTTGGTGGTTTTTTCCCGATGGTCCATCCGACCTTCCAGTATAAGCCGTGCATCCGTGTCGAGGGTGCGTGTGATTCCGGCGGTCTGGCATTGGTCACTTCAATAAAGACGATTCTGGCGGACCTTGCAGATGTGGTTCTCTGTATTGGTGTTGAAGTGCAGAATTCTGTAAAGGCGATCTACGGTGCGGATTACTTGGCCGCTGCAGGCTGGTTCGCCGGAGAGAGAAAGAAGGGACATGCCTATTTCTTTCCTGATCAGTTTTCCCAGCGTGCCGGTGCCTGTTTTGAAAAGTTCGGCCAGGAACGGGTCCGCGCCGGTATGACTCAGTGGTATGTCAATGCAATCGAGAACGCCCGCAAGAATCCCAAGGCTCAGGAATATCATAATAAGAACCAGGACCTTTACAGTACAGGTATGACGCCGCCGAATCCCAAGGTCTTTTGTGAACACATCAATGTCTTTGATTGTTCAAAGGTCTCTGACGGCGGATCCGCCCTTATCTTTGCATCTGAAGAAGGATTGAAAAAGATCGGAGTGGAAAAGAAAGACGCGGTTGAGGTTATTGCATATGCCCAGGTTCAGGATAATTTGACCACGCCGCCGCCTGATTTGACAAAACTTACGACCTGCAGTATCGCGGCTCAGCGTGCCTATGAACGTGCCGGCATCAAGCCGGCTGACCTGAGTGTTCTGGAAGTCCACGATTGTTTCACGATAGCCGGACTCCTTGCAATAGAAGCCGCCGGTTTTGCTGAATACGGGGAAGGAGCGGATTTTGTGAAAGACGGTAACACAAAGGCGGACGGCGTGATTCCGACGAACCCGACGGGTGGACTGATCGGTTACGGTCATCCGACCGGTGCCACGGGTGTGCGTCAGGCGGTTGACGTCGTCCATCAGTTATCCGGTAAAGCCGGTGATTGTCAGGTGACGATCGATCCCAACCGACCATACGGTATGCTTTCCAGTATGGGCGGCAATGACAAAACCGTTGTGGCGATGATATTCAGGAAGGTTTAGATACGGCGGTGGTTCTCTTATGATCATCGGGTGCAAATTATATTACTTTGATACCATTGATTCAACCAATAAGTATGCAAAGACATTAATCGGCAAGGTTCCAGAAGGAACAGTGGTGCTTGCCGATCAACAGACCGACGGAAAGGGAAGATTGAACAAAAAATGGTATTCTCCGGAAGGCGGATTATGGATGTCCGTGATCCTTCAACCCGATGATACCACCCTCATTCCGATCGTCGCCGCCGTTGCGGTCTGCGAGACGCTCCATATGAACGGAATTCTTGCAGGCATTAAGTGGCCCAATGATATTCTTCTGAATCGAAAAAAGATCGGAGGTATTCTTACAGAACTTATCGACACCACGATCGTCCTCGGTATCGGTATCAATCTTAATATCCGTAAGTTCCCTCCGGAGCTCCGCACTGCGGCGAGTTCGGTGTTTATCGAAACGAAGAAGAGTCTGGAAAAGAAGATGGTCTATGATCTATTGTGTAAACAACTCGATGACTGCTACTTGATGCTTAAAAACAACCAGGTTTCTGAACTGCTGACAAAATGGCGGCACTACACGGTCTTGCTCGGCCAGCAGGTCACCATTGAGACAGGAGAAGGACGGTTGTTGGGCAGGGTGCTTGATATAAGCAATGACGGCGCCCTTGTGATTATGCTGCCGGACGGTAAGATCAAACGTATTGTCGGCGGTGTATGTCATCTGAGGCAGAAATGATACAGATTTATACGGGTAATGGAAAAGGAAAGACCACCGCCGCCCTGGGACAGGCGATGAGGGCGGCGGGCCACGGACTCAAAGTGATTATGATTCAGTTTATGAAAGGTAGGATCAATTACGGTGAATTGAAATCGGCTGAGCATCTGCCGAATTTCACGATCGAACAATACGGCAGACCTGATTTCGTCAATCCCGAGAAACCTGAGAAAGAAGATATCCGTCTTGCAAACAAGGGATTTCAGAGGGCGCGGGAGGTCGTGGAGAGCGGTGAGTATGATATGGTGGTCCTTGATGAGATAAACGTCGCCGTCGCCTTTGGTCTTATCAAGACGAGTGATGTTATCGAGTTGATGAAAAAGGCTCCCGAGACCCTGGAGTTGATTCTTACGGGACGCTATATGCCGACGGAGTTCTCTGAATATGCGGATTTGATAAGTGAGATAAAAGAGGTGAAACATCATTTTCAGAAAGGCGTCTGTGCCCGAAAAGGTATAGAATATTGAGACCGCTGACTCCTCTCCACTTTTTTATCATCCCTCCGCCCGCTCTTTTGTCATTCTGAAGGAGTCTGCCCGAGGCAGACGACTGAAGAATCTCAATGACTAATGACTGATAAAGATTCTTCGTTTCACTCAGAATGACAGAGAAAGAAGGCAAACTCAGACGTTGTCCTGAGGGTAACGAAGGAATGACGGAGAAAAAGAGTTTCTAAATAAAAAAGAAAAAAGTGGAGAGGTCAGTTGAGACCGATATTGACATTTTTTGTTCTTTAAGTAGAATTAACCAGGAGGTAAGATGATTGTTCCGACTGAAAAGATTTATGAAAGATTTGATAATAAATATAAAGCAGTGAATGTCGCCGCATTGGAGGCGAGAAAGTTGAAGGACGATCAGATAAAGGGTTTATTGCAGGAGCAGGTGAACCCAATATTTGAGGCGCTGCGGAAGTTGATAGCAGGAAAGATAAGGTATATTGAGTGAATATTGTACTTGGCATCACAGGTTCGATCGCCGCTTACAAAGCGCTGGAACTCATCCGTCTGTTTAGAAAAGAAGGCGCTGAGGTCAGGGTCGTCCTGACCGAATCGGCGCAGCATTTTGTCACCCCGCTCAGCTGTCAGACATTATCCGGCGCTGAGGTCTACCTCGAGCAGTTTGTGCTTACCCGGGGGATCAAGCATCTTTCTTTAGCTGAATGGGGGGATATACTGGTGATTGCTCCTGCAACCGCCAATATACTCGGCAAGGCATCAAGCGGCATCGGCGATGATCTTTTATCAACGGCTGTTCTTTCCTTTACCAAACCCGTTCTTTTCGTTCCGGCGATGGATAGCGGTATGTGGGAGAATCCGATCGTTCAAAAAAACGTGAAGATTTTGAAAGACGCCGGTTTTCATTTTCTGGAGCCCGGAGTCGGACCGCTCGCTTCAGGAAAGAGCGGTAAGGGCCGTTTTCCCCATATTTCTTTTATTCATAAAAAAATTCTTGCTTTGACAGCCGGTTATCAAGGACTTGGAGGCAGAAGGTTTTTGATCAGCGGCGGCAGGACTGAAGAGGATATTGACCCGGTGAGGGTGGTGACAAACCGTTCTTCAGGAAAGATGGCGAAGGA
This genomic interval carries:
- a CDS encoding DNA-directed RNA polymerase subunit omega; the encoded protein is MIVPTEKIYERFDNKYKAVNVAALEARKLKDDQIKGLLQEQVNPIFEALRKLIAGKIRYIE
- the nifU gene encoding Fe-S cluster assembly scaffold protein NifU translates to MYSEKVMDHFMHPRNVGEIEDADGVGEVGNPVCGDVMTFYIKVKDDVITDVKFKTFGCGAAIAVSSIVSEMAKGKTIQEAMKITNRVVVDELGGLPSQKLHCSNLGADALHKAIENYLEKKKRRT
- a CDS encoding biotin--[acetyl-CoA-carboxylase] ligase, with amino-acid sequence MIIGCKLYYFDTIDSTNKYAKTLIGKVPEGTVVLADQQTDGKGRLNKKWYSPEGGLWMSVILQPDDTTLIPIVAAVAVCETLHMNGILAGIKWPNDILLNRKKIGGILTELIDTTIVLGIGINLNIRKFPPELRTAASSVFIETKKSLEKKMVYDLLCKQLDDCYLMLKNNQVSELLTKWRHYTVLLGQQVTIETGEGRLLGRVLDISNDGALVIMLPDGKIKRIVGGVCHLRQK
- a CDS encoding acetyl-CoA carboxylase biotin carboxyl carrier protein subunit, whose translation is MNHNFIHLGKNYSVKTEKIDDEYKVIIGDEIFKITDFEKRGNLILFRIDKKPFSFFFARDRERIYLTADGEYFVIEESKGSSFKDGAAAIEKGDSVSSPMPGLIVKIPVTVGKEVEKGETLAIVEAMKMQNELRSPRSGVVKKINFKEGEQIDALQPIVELE
- a CDS encoding flavodoxin family protein — encoded protein: MHFVSLVASERKNGNCDILGRLAVRHALKAGADSGEVVYLKNFDIKECRGCLHCVFNNEECRIDDDLYQLLEILKDADKLFLVAPVYVLTIPGKLKLLLDRFLTIAGAVKDKPEHYALSIGVAGINDWHQFQLPLMNLFLLVLGYRIIDSKIFYGAGPGEVLLGKEMDGFPEQLYRLINYPGGPFRSGVSNTCPVDFCSVFERIDDKHYRCPVCLTPAERVENGYYFDARDLNNHRWTRERLKDHFNGWILKTKPRFRAMLREISAKKRELGI
- the cobO gene encoding cob(I)yrinic acid a,c-diamide adenosyltransferase translates to MSSEAEMIQIYTGNGKGKTTAALGQAMRAAGHGLKVIMIQFMKGRINYGELKSAEHLPNFTIEQYGRPDFVNPEKPEKEDIRLANKGFQRAREVVESGEYDMVVLDEINVAVAFGLIKTSDVIELMKKAPETLELILTGRYMPTEFSEYADLISEIKEVKHHFQKGVCARKGIEY
- a CDS encoding 3-hydroxyacyl-CoA dehydrogenase family protein, with the protein product MTLDERLQNVAVIGAAGKMGSGIGVLIAQEMAKLKLQKENRDKVYRLVLIDISEKALDGLRAYMRTQLTKVAEKSTVLLRKLYEDRDDLIENADIINTFVDDATSVLNFTTDIDVAKDAHLVFEAIVENEKIKIKIYKKLKKICSDTTFFLTNTSSIPISYLDDKAGLDGRLIGYHFYNPPVVQRLVEVISAKTTTEELRNLGQELGKRLRKKLVPSNDISGFIGNGHFMRDGLYAISEVERLKGKFRFPGAVYIMNRITQDFLIRPMGIFQLIDYVGIDVFQCILKVMRTHLGDKTLKSRVIDRLVKDGVLGGQYPDGSQKDGFLKYEKNRPVGIYNFRKKEYFMLNDKWRKKVDEKIGPLPEATLPWRALLGAPNREDLLKKHFASLKTMKTMGAELALDFLKKTKEIGEKLVSDGVANSADDVNAVLTNGFYWLYGPINNFL
- a CDS encoding 3-ketoacyl-CoA thiolase — translated: MPFFRKKIYACAGFNTVSLGTGRKEFHPKKPRPGIEHYIKEAGLGAINQIESPEAIDEGVIGNFIAARFCKQGNLGGFFPMVHPTFQYKPCIRVEGACDSGGLALVTSIKTILADLADVVLCIGVEVQNSVKAIYGADYLAAAGWFAGERKKGHAYFFPDQFSQRAGACFEKFGQERVRAGMTQWYVNAIENARKNPKAQEYHNKNQDLYSTGMTPPNPKVFCEHINVFDCSKVSDGGSALIFASEEGLKKIGVEKKDAVEVIAYAQVQDNLTTPPPDLTKLTTCSIAAQRAYERAGIKPADLSVLEVHDCFTIAGLLAIEAAGFAEYGEGADFVKDGNTKADGVIPTNPTGGLIGYGHPTGATGVRQAVDVVHQLSGKAGDCQVTIDPNRPYGMLSSMGGNDKTVVAMIFRKV
- a CDS encoding crotonase encodes the protein MAYNNLIFEKDGNIGLVKINRPEVLNAVNIETIIELEKALNEFYGDKDIFVIIITGEGKSFVSGSDISRLAKMNSLEAREYSRIGQRVLSFIEQMEKPVIAAVNGYALGSGCELAMACDVRIVSEKAKFGQPEVKLGLIPGHAGTQRLARLVGMGKAKELIFTGDLIDAQEALRIGLVNKVVPADKLMEEVKNFATKIIEVGQTALHLAKTVINRGLDANMATGQSYEMEAFSILFSTEEAKEGMTAFLEKRKPKWNK
- the coaBC gene encoding bifunctional phosphopantothenoylcysteine decarboxylase/phosphopantothenate--cysteine ligase CoaBC, which produces MNIVLGITGSIAAYKALELIRLFRKEGAEVRVVLTESAQHFVTPLSCQTLSGAEVYLEQFVLTRGIKHLSLAEWGDILVIAPATANILGKASSGIGDDLLSTAVLSFTKPVLFVPAMDSGMWENPIVQKNVKILKDAGFHFLEPGVGPLASGKSGKGRFPHISFIHKKILALTAGYQGLGGRRFLISGGRTEEDIDPVRVVTNRSSGKMAKELMYAVICRGGEARGVFGGVSIPLPEGLSITRVRISAEMLAALKKDVKWCDCLIMSAAVGDYRPVSSSPKKIHDERLKISMKKNRDILKELKKYKGGGCFIGFSLEDREQLKYGRRKLHEKGLDFIVLNSSKAIADDRIDARILKKDGSVVKCTGLSKWELANKILDEYIKEFN